A region from the Toxotes jaculatrix isolate fToxJac2 chromosome 2, fToxJac2.pri, whole genome shotgun sequence genome encodes:
- the LOC121200232 gene encoding ERBB receptor feedback inhibitor 1 isoform X1, whose amino-acid sequence MAKRQTNYWEEHDLNRVCFGLSADMEHNLTELQQQQTAKEFNYNISLPQSPFYSESYRLPSDNILRPHEGDQVVPSSQRRTVFGGLQRETKPLPPLPDPEELMADEAADNEVEFFTSDRQRLLPKSCPKAVSRGSNRDCGQVNQAYQESSLRAGAAGVGSMAFSWPSREDRPTGRGGGFVAYNWAPALHREDHQHVASAGGDPLCSKQPDEHHSSRFRFSLSGPAFQPLSSTAACPYDKPQIPPRIPIPPKPPALSKTEEDKPPKIPPRVPLVPPCPPRTPSPKSLPIYINGVMPATQSFAANPKYVSKALQRQHSERSPPAAQFSPCIVPILKDGRQASATHYILLPPGRPPYTDRRERLLSEPARMGNAGVWQNR is encoded by the exons ATGGCCAAGAGGCAGACTAACTACTGGGAAGAGCATGACCTGAACAG AGTGTGCTTTGGCCTGAGTGCTGACATGGAACACAACCTGACGGAGCTTCAACAACAGCAAACGGCCAAGGAATTTAACT ACAATATCTCCCTGCCCCAATCTCCATTCTACTCCGAGTCTTATCGCCTACCGTCTGACAACATACTGCGGCCCCATGAGGGAGACCAGGTGGTCCCCTCTTCTCAGAGACGGACAGTATTCGGGGGCCTCCAGAGAGAGACCAAACCCCTGCCGCCTCTGCCTGACCCTGAGGAGCTCATGGCGGATGAAGCAGCTGATAACGAGGTGGAGTTTTTCACCAGTGACAGACAGCGCCTTTTGCCCAAAAGCTGCCCCAAGGCCGTGTCCAGGGGCAGTAACAGAGACTGTGGCCAAGTAAATCAGGCCTACCAGGAGAGCTCATTGCGCGCAGGTGCTGCTGGGGTTGGCTCCATGGCTTTCTCCTGGCCAAGCAGAGAGGACAGACCAACAGGTAGAGGAGGTGGGTTTGTAGCCTATAACTGGGCACCTGCTCTCCACAGAGAAGACCATCAGCATGTGGCGTCAGCAGGTGGGGATCCTTTGTGTAGCAAACAGCCGGACGAACACCATTCCTCCAGATTTCGTTTTTCCCTCTCAGGCCCTGCTTTCCAGCCACTCAGCAGCACCGCAGCCTGCCCCTATGACAAGCCACAAATCCCTCCTCGTATCCCCATCCCTCCAAAACCTCCTGCTCTCTCGAAGACTGAGGAGGACAAGCCTCCCAAAATTCCTCCAAGGGTCCCTTTAGTCCCGCCCTGCCCACCACGTACCCCGAGCCCCAAAAGCCTTCCAATTTATATCAACGGTGTGATGCCTGCCACTCAGAGTTTTGCTGCTAACCCAAAATATGTGAGTAAGGCATTACAGAGACAGCACAGCGAAAGGTCGccacctgcagctcagtttTCTCCCTGCATTGTTCCTATTTTGAAGGATGGCAGACAGGCCAGTGCCACACACTACATCCTCCTGCCGCCGGGCCGACCGCCGTACACAGACAGACGAGAGAGACTCCTCAGTGAACCGGCGAGGATGGGAAATGCTGGCGTCTGGCAGAACAGATAG
- the LOC121200232 gene encoding ERBB receptor feedback inhibitor 1 isoform X2 — translation MHSSVWISQPLLLCRVCFGLSADMEHNLTELQQQQTAKEFNYNISLPQSPFYSESYRLPSDNILRPHEGDQVVPSSQRRTVFGGLQRETKPLPPLPDPEELMADEAADNEVEFFTSDRQRLLPKSCPKAVSRGSNRDCGQVNQAYQESSLRAGAAGVGSMAFSWPSREDRPTGRGGGFVAYNWAPALHREDHQHVASAGGDPLCSKQPDEHHSSRFRFSLSGPAFQPLSSTAACPYDKPQIPPRIPIPPKPPALSKTEEDKPPKIPPRVPLVPPCPPRTPSPKSLPIYINGVMPATQSFAANPKYVSKALQRQHSERSPPAAQFSPCIVPILKDGRQASATHYILLPPGRPPYTDRRERLLSEPARMGNAGVWQNR, via the exons atgcacagctctGTGTGGATTTCTCAACCTCTCTTGCTTTGCAGAGTGTGCTTTGGCCTGAGTGCTGACATGGAACACAACCTGACGGAGCTTCAACAACAGCAAACGGCCAAGGAATTTAACT ACAATATCTCCCTGCCCCAATCTCCATTCTACTCCGAGTCTTATCGCCTACCGTCTGACAACATACTGCGGCCCCATGAGGGAGACCAGGTGGTCCCCTCTTCTCAGAGACGGACAGTATTCGGGGGCCTCCAGAGAGAGACCAAACCCCTGCCGCCTCTGCCTGACCCTGAGGAGCTCATGGCGGATGAAGCAGCTGATAACGAGGTGGAGTTTTTCACCAGTGACAGACAGCGCCTTTTGCCCAAAAGCTGCCCCAAGGCCGTGTCCAGGGGCAGTAACAGAGACTGTGGCCAAGTAAATCAGGCCTACCAGGAGAGCTCATTGCGCGCAGGTGCTGCTGGGGTTGGCTCCATGGCTTTCTCCTGGCCAAGCAGAGAGGACAGACCAACAGGTAGAGGAGGTGGGTTTGTAGCCTATAACTGGGCACCTGCTCTCCACAGAGAAGACCATCAGCATGTGGCGTCAGCAGGTGGGGATCCTTTGTGTAGCAAACAGCCGGACGAACACCATTCCTCCAGATTTCGTTTTTCCCTCTCAGGCCCTGCTTTCCAGCCACTCAGCAGCACCGCAGCCTGCCCCTATGACAAGCCACAAATCCCTCCTCGTATCCCCATCCCTCCAAAACCTCCTGCTCTCTCGAAGACTGAGGAGGACAAGCCTCCCAAAATTCCTCCAAGGGTCCCTTTAGTCCCGCCCTGCCCACCACGTACCCCGAGCCCCAAAAGCCTTCCAATTTATATCAACGGTGTGATGCCTGCCACTCAGAGTTTTGCTGCTAACCCAAAATATGTGAGTAAGGCATTACAGAGACAGCACAGCGAAAGGTCGccacctgcagctcagtttTCTCCCTGCATTGTTCCTATTTTGAAGGATGGCAGACAGGCCAGTGCCACACACTACATCCTCCTGCCGCCGGGCCGACCGCCGTACACAGACAGACGAGAGAGACTCCTCAGTGAACCGGCGAGGATGGGAAATGCTGGCGTCTGGCAGAACAGATAG